A window of Terriglobales bacterium contains these coding sequences:
- a CDS encoding CYCXC family (seleno)protein: MKRLLSVLCITLAAIISSPAQWLGKPMDMPAYHDTGFAKGDNIPPILSADNLSFPERKYRAVQVHAYELAAKIPQVIYQQPCYCYCDRGHGHKSLHSCFEVEHGGNCVACMKELYYSYQMTEQKKTPAQIRMGIVSGEWQQVDLDTAASIGVTPKTPAHKAVSKSKAKAT; the protein is encoded by the coding sequence ATGAAACGTCTGCTTTCTGTGCTCTGTATTACGCTTGCTGCAATCATTTCTAGTCCTGCCCAATGGCTGGGAAAACCAATGGATATGCCTGCTTATCACGATACGGGCTTCGCAAAAGGCGATAATATACCGCCTATTTTGTCGGCAGATAACCTCTCCTTCCCGGAGAGGAAATACAGGGCCGTACAGGTGCACGCCTATGAGTTGGCGGCCAAGATCCCCCAGGTGATTTATCAGCAACCCTGCTATTGCTACTGCGACCGGGGCCACGGCCACAAGAGCCTGCATAGCTGCTTCGAGGTGGAGCATGGCGGCAATTGTGTTGCTTGTATGAAAGAGCTTTATTACAGCTACCAGATGACCGAACAGAAAAAGACACCGGCCCAAATCCGCATGGGTATTGTTTCTGGTGAGTGGCAGCAGGTTGATCTAGATACGGCTGCTTCTATTGGAGTAACCCCCAAGACGCCGGCACACAAGGCAGTGTCCAAATCCAAAGCAAAAGCAACATAA
- the lepB gene encoding signal peptidase I gives MNQEPDSNIPADPTEAPAPPKTASKGASIPYAQLRLWLRDLTISLILAVFVIIFLYQPVKVEGTSMLPELQDQERIFINKFVYRLEPIERGDIVVFHYPPDPSKSFIKRVIGVAGDRIRIVEGEVYLNGQPLSESYVPAEYHDRLSMPELTVPADSYFVLGDHRSMSNDSREFGPVEGQYIYGKAVFVYWPMEKLGRVR, from the coding sequence ATGAATCAAGAGCCCGATTCCAATATTCCCGCGGATCCCACTGAAGCTCCGGCTCCCCCTAAAACTGCATCCAAGGGTGCTTCTATTCCCTATGCACAGTTGCGTCTATGGCTTCGTGATCTTACGATCTCACTGATTCTGGCAGTCTTTGTAATTATTTTTCTCTATCAGCCGGTCAAAGTAGAAGGCACCAGCATGCTGCCGGAGCTGCAGGACCAGGAGCGTATTTTTATCAACAAATTTGTTTATCGGCTGGAGCCGATTGAGCGCGGCGATATTGTCGTATTCCATTATCCTCCTGATCCTTCCAAGAGTTTTATCAAGCGTGTGATTGGCGTGGCTGGTGATCGTATTCGTATTGTCGAGGGCGAAGTTTATTTGAACGGGCAGCCTTTGTCGGAAAGCTATGTCCCTGCGGAATATCACGACCGGCTTTCCATGCCGGAGCTTACCGTGCCCGCCGATTCCTATTTTGTGCTGGGAGATCACCGCAGCATGTCCAACGACAGCCGTGAGTTCGGCCCAGTCGAAGGACAGTACATTTACGGGAAGGCCGTATTTGTCTACTGGCCCATGGAAAAACTCGGCCGGGTGCGGTAG
- the glmU gene encoding bifunctional UDP-N-acetylglucosamine diphosphorylase/glucosamine-1-phosphate N-acetyltransferase GlmU — translation MKAPKTIHSKKQPSDRREYPRQGVLSKIEDVAHGALRKALSSNTGRLAIAIMAAGKGTRLKSKHPKVLHSIAGKTLLEHVIAAATMVAPAEDIYVIIGHEADRVRAQVEHTGVHFVLQSEQRGTGHAVMAASEALAGYDNALILSGDVPLIQPETITRLRDFHWQQHAAMTILTAVLEDPGGYGRVVRKSRTSNDVTAIIEQKSLQGEQEKIREINTGIYAFQVKPLLENLHKLTTENAHQEYYLTDIASLLVRAKKKVVALTALNMEETLGVNTRAELAQLDSVLRMRKNQELMQSGVTLLQPLTCVIDSSVQIEPDTIIDPYVQIFGNTRIGGDCHIRSYTVIRDCEIGNNVEVRPGCILSESSIASGAVLGPYAHVRPGSEIGEGAHIGNFVETKKMRMGKGSKANHLTYLGDAQIGENVNIGAGTITCNYDGVDKHTTVIEDGAFIGSDSTLVAPVRVGRGAYVGASSCITKDVPSEALAIARGEQVNKEGWVQKRREARTAKGK, via the coding sequence ATGAAAGCCCCTAAAACGATTCACAGCAAAAAACAGCCGAGCGATCGTCGCGAGTATCCGCGACAGGGCGTCTTGAGCAAGATTGAAGATGTTGCGCACGGTGCTCTCCGCAAGGCACTTTCCTCGAATACCGGGAGACTGGCCATCGCCATCATGGCGGCCGGCAAGGGTACACGCCTTAAATCCAAACATCCCAAAGTATTGCATTCGATTGCCGGCAAAACACTGCTGGAGCATGTAATTGCAGCGGCAACCATGGTCGCCCCGGCAGAAGATATTTACGTGATCATTGGACACGAAGCCGATCGGGTTCGCGCACAAGTGGAGCACACAGGCGTGCACTTCGTTTTGCAAAGCGAGCAACGCGGCACAGGACATGCAGTAATGGCCGCCAGCGAGGCGCTGGCCGGCTACGACAATGCCCTCATACTCTCAGGCGATGTGCCTCTGATTCAGCCGGAGACGATAACGCGCCTGCGCGATTTTCACTGGCAGCAGCACGCTGCCATGACCATCTTGACGGCAGTTTTGGAAGATCCAGGCGGATACGGACGGGTTGTGCGCAAATCGCGCACCAGCAATGATGTGACAGCCATCATTGAGCAGAAATCCCTCCAAGGTGAGCAGGAGAAGATCCGCGAAATTAATACAGGCATTTATGCTTTCCAGGTTAAACCGTTACTCGAGAACCTGCACAAGCTCACCACTGAAAATGCCCACCAGGAATACTATTTGACCGATATCGCTTCCCTGCTGGTACGCGCCAAAAAGAAGGTTGTGGCCCTGACCGCTCTGAATATGGAAGAGACCCTGGGGGTCAATACACGGGCTGAACTCGCCCAACTCGATTCCGTGCTGCGTATGCGCAAGAACCAGGAATTAATGCAGTCGGGCGTAACCTTGCTTCAACCGCTGACTTGCGTAATTGATTCCAGCGTGCAGATTGAGCCCGATACCATTATTGATCCCTACGTTCAGATTTTCGGAAATACGCGTATTGGAGGCGATTGCCATATTCGTTCCTACACGGTCATCCGCGACTGCGAGATTGGCAATAATGTCGAGGTGAGGCCAGGATGCATACTAAGCGAGTCCAGCATTGCTTCAGGCGCGGTGCTGGGACCGTATGCCCATGTGAGGCCAGGAAGCGAGATTGGCGAGGGCGCCCACATTGGCAACTTTGTAGAAACCAAAAAGATGCGGATGGGCAAAGGATCGAAGGCCAATCATCTTACCTATCTGGGAGATGCGCAGATCGGTGAGAACGTCAACATCGGCGCGGGAACTATTACCTGCAACTACGACGGAGTCGATAAGCACACTACCGTAATCGAAGACGGTGCTTTTATCGGCAGCGACTCCACCCTGGTCGCGCCAGTTCGCGTCGGGCGCGGAGCTTATGTGGGGGCTTCCTCCTGCATCACCAAAGATGTCCCCTCCGAAGCATTGGCTATCGCCCGCGGGGAGCAGGTCAACAAAGAGGGTTGGGTACAGAAGCGGCGGGAAGCAAGAACGGCAAAGGGAAAATAA
- a CDS encoding S41 family peptidase: MRSLLLISFVILSCGFLGTVFGQKTGADSDPSNPSELNDSLRGFVQVYSIVELNYADPVDAEKAIYNGAIPGMLRVLDPHSNFFDPKTFSEMREEQNGKYYGVGMEVGPRSNKIIVFATFVGSPAYRSGIRPGDVLIAINGKPTDNMNTGDVVGLLKGPKGTQVTITLQREGADKLLDFNVTRDEIPRHSVDIHFLVRPGIGYMHISNFQSENTERETTQALEEFGDIKGLILDLRQNPGGLLNQGVGVADKFLRKGQIIVSHHGRSSPEEVYRAAHGNGGKEYPLVVLVNRGTASAAEIVSGAIQDHDRGLIAGETTFGKGLVQTVHQLSENTALALTTAKYYTPSGRLIQREYNGVSLYDYYYNHDKDSSNTTNKEVKLTDSGRTVYGGGGITPDVKIELPKTTPFQDALLQHYVFFNFAKHYLAGKHITQDFQIDDVVMQEFRHFLDDQKISFSEANLLSAQDWVKANIKSELFIFEFGQQEGLKVQAQDDPEVLRALDLLPQARALAENAHKIIAERNRLRAAPTIN; this comes from the coding sequence TTGCGTTCGCTCCTCCTGATTTCATTTGTCATTTTGAGCTGTGGTTTTCTGGGGACCGTTTTTGGACAGAAAACCGGGGCAGATTCAGACCCATCGAACCCCTCTGAGCTGAATGACAGCCTGCGCGGCTTCGTGCAGGTATACAGCATCGTGGAGCTGAACTACGCTGACCCGGTAGATGCAGAAAAGGCCATTTATAACGGCGCTATCCCGGGAATGCTGCGGGTGCTTGATCCGCACTCTAATTTTTTTGATCCGAAAACCTTCTCTGAGATGCGCGAAGAGCAGAACGGCAAGTACTACGGCGTGGGCATGGAAGTGGGTCCGCGAAGCAACAAAATCATCGTATTTGCGACTTTTGTAGGAAGTCCAGCCTACCGCTCAGGCATCCGTCCGGGCGATGTACTTATTGCCATCAACGGCAAACCGACGGACAACATGAACACCGGGGATGTAGTTGGCCTGCTCAAAGGTCCCAAGGGCACCCAGGTGACGATCACCCTCCAGCGAGAGGGAGCAGACAAATTGCTGGATTTTAATGTTACCCGTGATGAGATTCCCCGCCACAGCGTGGATATCCATTTCCTGGTTCGTCCTGGCATCGGCTACATGCATATCTCCAATTTTCAATCAGAGAACACCGAACGGGAGACCACCCAGGCGCTGGAAGAGTTTGGCGACATCAAGGGATTGATTCTCGATCTGCGGCAGAATCCCGGCGGGCTGCTGAACCAGGGTGTGGGTGTTGCTGACAAATTCCTGCGCAAAGGACAAATCATCGTCTCGCACCACGGCCGCTCTTCACCCGAAGAAGTTTATCGTGCTGCTCATGGCAACGGTGGCAAAGAATATCCGCTGGTAGTGCTGGTCAATCGCGGCACCGCCTCAGCGGCTGAAATTGTTTCCGGAGCGATTCAGGACCATGACCGTGGACTGATTGCAGGTGAAACCACCTTCGGCAAAGGACTGGTGCAGACCGTGCATCAGCTTTCTGAGAATACTGCGCTCGCCCTGACCACGGCGAAGTACTACACCCCAAGCGGCCGGCTGATTCAGCGCGAATACAACGGTGTGTCGCTCTACGACTATTATTACAACCACGATAAAGACAGCAGCAACACCACCAACAAAGAAGTAAAACTCACTGACAGTGGACGTACGGTATACGGTGGCGGTGGGATAACTCCAGATGTAAAGATCGAGCTGCCTAAAACCACTCCATTCCAGGATGCTCTGTTGCAGCACTACGTCTTTTTTAACTTCGCCAAGCACTATCTGGCCGGGAAGCACATAACTCAGGACTTCCAGATCGATGACGTTGTCATGCAAGAGTTCCGCCACTTCCTCGATGATCAGAAGATATCCTTCAGCGAAGCCAACCTTCTGAGTGCACAGGATTGGGTCAAGGCGAACATCAAAAGTGAATTGTTCATCTTCGAATTTGGCCAGCAGGAAGGGCTGAAAGTGCAGGCACAGGATGATCCTGAGGTCCTTAGGGCGCTGGATCTGCTGCCCCAGGCCCGCGCGCTTGCAGAAAATGCCCACAAGATTATTGCTGAGCGCAACCGGCTTCGCGCTGCCCCAACAATAAATTAA
- the yvcK gene encoding uridine diphosphate-N-acetylglucosamine-binding protein YvcK: protein MSTEPTSIKVVAIGGGTGLSTLLKGLKHFDRRGAYHAPDSGREVFISGLTAIVTVTDDGGSSGRLRKDFNILPPGDIRNCLVALSEDEELLSQLFQYRFKAGAGLEGHNFGNLFVAALTEITGDFAMAVKVSSAILKTRGVIYPSTVSNVQLEALMDDGSRVQGETNISRSKQRIVELFMIPADAQPLPQALKAIAEADLITLGPGSLYTSLISNLIVSGIPQAIAASGAVKVFVCNLMTQANESLGLSAADHLRALEDHAKTQIFNYALLNTRPVSAALKEKYAAEGAEQIRVDLDAIRKMGLEPICGDFLEEVAGVARHATRALAQALLALADDEGKHSQQMAGISAKKRGSR from the coding sequence ATGTCAACAGAGCCAACTTCGATCAAAGTAGTGGCGATCGGCGGAGGGACGGGTCTTTCCACTCTGCTGAAAGGACTCAAACATTTTGACCGTCGTGGCGCTTATCATGCACCTGATTCCGGGCGAGAGGTTTTCATAAGCGGCCTGACGGCCATTGTGACCGTTACCGATGATGGTGGCTCCAGCGGCCGTTTGCGCAAAGATTTTAACATCCTGCCGCCGGGCGACATTCGCAATTGCCTGGTCGCGCTCTCGGAAGATGAAGAACTTCTATCGCAATTGTTCCAGTACCGCTTTAAGGCTGGGGCGGGCCTCGAAGGACACAATTTCGGCAATCTATTTGTCGCCGCACTGACCGAGATCACCGGCGACTTCGCCATGGCAGTGAAGGTTTCATCTGCCATCCTGAAGACGCGCGGGGTGATTTATCCCTCCACAGTTTCCAATGTCCAACTGGAAGCATTGATGGATGACGGCAGCCGCGTGCAGGGCGAAACCAACATCTCGCGCAGCAAGCAACGCATCGTAGAGCTATTTATGATCCCTGCCGATGCCCAACCCTTGCCCCAGGCCCTGAAAGCAATTGCAGAGGCCGACTTGATTACCCTCGGTCCCGGGTCGCTGTACACCAGCCTGATCTCCAACCTGATCGTGAGTGGTATCCCACAAGCGATTGCAGCCTCGGGCGCCGTCAAGGTTTTTGTATGCAATCTTATGACCCAGGCCAATGAGAGCCTGGGACTCAGTGCTGCCGACCATCTGCGTGCCCTCGAAGATCACGCTAAAACGCAGATCTTCAACTACGCGCTGTTGAATACCCGCCCTGTTTCCGCTGCCCTGAAAGAAAAATATGCTGCCGAAGGTGCAGAACAGATCCGAGTGGACCTCGACGCCATCCGCAAGATGGGCCTGGAACCGATCTGCGGGGACTTTCTGGAGGAAGTGGCCGGCGTGGCCAGACACGCAACCCGAGCTCTGGCACAGGCGTTACTCGCTTTAGCGGATGATGAGGGCAAGCATTCGCAGCAGATGGCTGGAATCTCGGCGAAAAAACGCGGCTCGCGTTAA
- a CDS encoding sugar ABC transporter substrate-binding protein: MKKLNFLISLITTDNDYQQEQALAAEEMARKLNVGLQIIYAESDAINQSQQLLKAIQAPLGSRPDGIMFEPVSGIGLPQVARAAVAAGIGWVVLNCDVDYTKELRISNRAPVFGITSAHEEIGRIQGHQFRALLPKGGSVLYIQGPSNSLPATQRTIGMSQTKPENVDVRMIRGRWTELSANQAVSAWLRLSTSRKAHIDVIGCQNDAMAAGAKKAFEELTTGEERKRWLSLPYTGVDGIPKTGLAWVQQGLLSATVVVPANTGLAIKMLAQAIQTGSQPPERTLTEPSSYPSLDTLAAKRVERTSIFAVK; encoded by the coding sequence ATGAAGAAACTCAATTTCCTGATCTCATTAATCACCACCGACAACGACTATCAACAAGAGCAAGCACTTGCAGCGGAGGAGATGGCCCGAAAATTGAACGTGGGTCTGCAGATCATCTACGCAGAAAGTGATGCTATTAATCAAAGCCAGCAACTGCTGAAAGCTATTCAAGCTCCGTTAGGCTCGCGGCCCGATGGAATTATGTTTGAGCCTGTGAGCGGGATCGGACTGCCCCAAGTCGCCCGCGCCGCCGTGGCTGCCGGAATCGGGTGGGTGGTGCTGAATTGTGATGTTGATTACACGAAAGAACTACGCATCAGCAATCGGGCTCCGGTGTTCGGAATTACATCCGCCCATGAAGAGATTGGGCGCATTCAGGGACACCAGTTTCGCGCACTGCTGCCCAAAGGCGGCTCGGTTCTGTATATCCAGGGCCCATCCAACAGCCTTCCTGCCACGCAGCGAACCATTGGCATGTCTCAAACCAAACCTGAAAATGTTGACGTGAGGATGATCCGAGGGCGGTGGACCGAACTCAGCGCAAACCAGGCGGTCAGCGCCTGGCTGCGTCTCTCAACCTCCCGCAAGGCACATATTGACGTGATCGGGTGCCAGAACGACGCCATGGCCGCAGGCGCCAAGAAGGCGTTCGAGGAACTGACCACGGGCGAAGAACGCAAAAGGTGGCTAAGCCTGCCCTACACCGGCGTCGATGGCATTCCTAAAACCGGCCTAGCATGGGTGCAGCAAGGATTGCTCTCTGCCACCGTCGTTGTGCCGGCAAATACAGGGCTTGCAATCAAGATGCTGGCCCAGGCAATTCAAACCGGTTCCCAACCTCCCGAACGCACACTGACCGAACCTAGCTCTTATCCATCACTGGACACACTAGCAGCAAAGCGGGTCGAGAGAACAAGTATTTTTGCAGTTAAATGA